Below is a genomic region from Papio anubis isolate 15944 unplaced genomic scaffold, Panubis1.0 scaffold83, whole genome shotgun sequence.
agtgatccgcctgcctcggccccacaaagtgctgggattacaggcacgagccaccgcgcccggccctatttcaCTCCTAATGCCCACCATACGTGCttccaaatgtttgctgaatgacaaGGTGAACGAGTGAATGGGACTACGTGACTTCGGGCAGCAGGCAATCCTATtccttggacctcagtttcccctttctGTGAAGCAAGCCTGTCTCTCGCTCTCTGCCCTAAAAGCCTGAGTTCTGGGCTTGAGATGAGCGCGTCCTGTAGAGCAGACTCCAAGTGGACATTGAGCTGGGTCTTCTAGGAGGCCAGGATCCGGCCAGCTCATGGCTATGGTCCTCCCGCGGGACCCCGCACGCCCAGTTCCAGCGCCGCCCCGCCCAACCTCCCTTTGTTCCCCCAGGCCCCGCCCACTCCGCGCAGCTCGCTCCCCATTGGCCGGGGGGCGGGCCCTGGGCGCCCGGCTCAGCTGGGGGCGGGGCGGCAGGCGGCGGGCGGGGCCGTGTGCGCCTGCGCTGTGTGTGTACCGGCCGCAGCCCCGCGCCGGCTGCAGCTCACTCATCCGAGCCGGATCCCGAGCGGGGAACACGGGCtgaagcggcggcggcggccccgCCCCGGCGCTCCATTGTTGAGGCTGCCGCGGCTCTGTCGGCTGCTCAGCTGCGCTCCAGTCGGCCCAGGCGCAGCGGCGAGGAGCGAGCACTGCGAGGCAGCGGCCTGAGGTGAGACGGCGCGACGGGCGACGGGGTCTCCGGACCGGGCGGGGGTCTCTGCCCCGGGCGTGGCGGCTCCGAGCTGGGCTCCGCAGGGTCCGGGGTCGGGATCCGGGGTCCGTGCGCCTGGGCTTTGTCTTGGCCTCGGGTGGCACCGGGGGCTTCGCGCCTGCTGCGACGCCGCGTGGGCCCGCGCGGGGGTACCGGTCGCCTTGCGGGTGGGGGCCGGTCCCTACTGCTCCCAGTCTCCCCGCGTCTGCCGCGGAGGGCA
It encodes:
- the LOC103884182 gene encoding LOW QUALITY PROTEIN: collagen alpha-1(I) chain (The sequence of the model RefSeq protein was modified relative to this genomic sequence to represent the inferred CDS: inserted 2 bases in 2 codons; deleted 2 bases in 2 codons; substituted 3 bases at 3 genomic stop codons) gives rise to the protein MRGRERAPTQSHGPPRPRVRAVPSVSLAKQSRCEGGRGGRRSLPLAVIRTPPHXWVLAGXPLLHTGTSHAAGXPGRSQRPGPCNALRADAGRLGAVGTGPHPQGDRYPRAGPRGVAAGAKPPVPPEAKTKPRRTDPGSDPGPCGAQLGAATPGAETPARSGDPVARRAVSPQAAASQCSLLAAAPGPTGAQLSSRQSRGSLNNGAPGRGRRRRFSPCSPLGIRLGXVSCSRRGAAAGTHTAQAHTAPPAACRPAPSXAGRPGPAPRPMGSELRGVG